One region of Colius striatus isolate bColStr4 chromosome 26, bColStr4.1.hap1, whole genome shotgun sequence genomic DNA includes:
- the NEMP1 gene encoding nuclear envelope integral membrane protein 1, which produces MKPAAGRTKPAPGRRWRLVGALLLLPPLLGSAEIISLQDGQMCNHTASQHFCYTNTRGPRWHDVWTRMQIRVNSSRMIRVTQVSSEEQLGEAGVWNTVVSFLKEKLNDTSIDVDLYSNKTCLKVELLEDGTTYCVVLFRRFDPKLFLVFFLGLLLFFCGDTLSRSRAFYYGSGITFGVLASLLILIYVVSKVMPKKSPVYFLLVGGWSFSLYLLQLIFKNLQKICKSYWQYLLGYLLLAGLVSFGVCYVYGPLENQRSIRLLSWGLQLLGLLLMYSGIQIHSAALAMLLVAICTKNIEFMMYWACAAHRRLRRVWAEPSPRRLLTEEEYRVQGEVETRRALEELRKRCQSPEFDAWATISRIRSPERFADFVCGASHLTPKEVIAHEQEYGLGGSFLEEQLFEEISSDWSDTSDSPTGH; this is translated from the exons ATGAAGCCGGCGGCGGGAAGGACGAAACCGGCTCCGGGGCGGCGCTGGCGCCTCGTcggggctctgctgctgctgccgccgctgctGGGGAGCGCAG agatCATCTCGCTCCAGGACGGGCAGATGTGCAACCACACGGCTTCTCAGCACTTCTGCTACACCAACACGCGTGGCCCGCGGTGGCACGATGTCTGGACGAGGATGCAG ATCCGAGTGAACAGCAGCCGGATGATCCGAGTCACCCAGGTGAGCAGCGAGGAGCAGCTCGGCGAGGCTGGCGTGTGGAACACCGTTGTCTCCTTCCTGAAGGAGAAGCTGAACGACACCAGCATCGATGTGGATCTGTACAGCAACAAAACCTGCCTGaaggtcgaactgctggaggaCGGCACCACGTACTGCGTTGTCCTCTTCAGAC GCTTTGACCCTAAGCTGTTCCTGGTTTTCTTCCTGGGTCTGCTGTTGTTCTTCTGTGGGGACACGCTGAGCAG GAGCCGAGCCTTCTACTATGGGTCTGGGATAACTTTTGGTGTGCTGGCCTCACTGCTCATCCTCATCTACGTGGTGTCCAAGGTCATGCCCAAG AAAAGCCCTGTGTACTTCCTGCTGGTAGGAGGCTGGTCTTTCTCACTGTACCTGCTTCAGCTGATCTTCAAGAACCTCCAGAAGATCTGCAAGTCCTACTGGCAGTACCTCCTAG GCTACCTGCTGCTCGCAGGCTTGGTGAGCTTCGGCGTGTGCTACGTGTACGGCCCCCTGGAGAACCAGCGCAGCATCCGCCTCCTCTCCTggggcctgcagctcctggggctgctgctcatGTACTCGGGCATCCAGATCCACTctgctgccctggccatgctgctCGTCGCCATCTGCACCAAGAACATCGAGTTCATGATGTACTGGGCCTGTGCTGCCCACAG gaggctgaggagagtgtgggctgAGCCGAGCCCCCGTCGCCTGCTGACCGAGGAGGAATATCGAGTGCAGGGTGAGGTGGAGACACGCAGGGCCCTGGAGGAGCTTCGGAAGCGCTGCCAAAGCCCAGAGTTCGATGCCTGGGCCACAATCAGCCGCATCCGTTCTCCTGAGAG GTTTGCTGACTTTGTGTGTGGTGCCTCTCACCTCACCCCCAAAGAGGTGATTGCCCACGAGCAGGAGTACGGCCTGGGCGGCAGCTTCCTCGAGGAGCAGCTCTTCGAGGAGATCTCCAGCGACTGGAGCGACACGAGTGACAGCCCCACGGGACACTGA
- the ATG101 gene encoding autophagy-related protein 101 isoform X1, with protein MRRGFGAAVGPPPSAGRAMNCRAEVLEVSVEARQVEEAMLAVLHTVLLHRSTGKFHYKKEGTYSIGTVGTQDVDCDFIDFAYVRVSSEELDRALRKAVGEFKDALRSSGSDGMGQISLEFYQKKKSRWPFSDECIPWELWTVKVNVVNLANEQERQICREKVGEKLCEKIINVVEVMNRHEYLPKMPTQSEVDNVFDTSLKDVQPYLYKISYQITDSLGTSVTTTMRRLIKDTLAL; from the exons ATGCGTCGCGGTTTCG GAGCTGCCGTGGGGCCACCCCCCAGTGCCGGCCGCGCCATGAACTGCCGCGCCGAGGTGCTGGAGGTGTCGGTGGAGGCGCGTCAGGTGGAGGAGGCCATGCTGGCCGTGCTGCACACCGTCCTGCTGCACCGCAGCACCGGCAAGTTCCACTACAAGAAGGAAGGAACCTACTCCATCGGCACCGTGGGCACGCAGGACGTGGACTGCGACTTCATCGACTTCGCCTACGTGCGCGTCTCCTCCGAGGAGCTGGACCGGGCCCTGCGCAAGGCCGTGGGGGAGTTCAAG GACGCCCTGCGCAGCTCGGGCAGCGATGGGATGGGTCAGATCTCACTGGAGTTCTACCAGAAGAAGAAGTCGAGGTGGCCCTTCTCGGATGAGTGTATCCCCTGGGAGCTGTGGACCGTGAAGGTGAACGTGGTGAACCTGGCCAACGAGCAGGAGCGGCAGATCTGCCGCGAGAAGGTGGGCGAGAAGCTGTGCGAGAAGATCATCAACGTCGTGGAGGTGATGAACCGCCACGAGTACCTGCCCAAGATGCCCACCCAGTCCGAGGTGGACAACGTGTTCGACACCAGCCTCAAGGACGTGCAGCCCTACCTCTACAAGATCTCCTACCAGATCACGGACTCGCTGGGCACCTCGGTCACCACCACCATGCGCCGCCTCATCAAGGACACGCTGGCCCTGTAG
- the ATG101 gene encoding autophagy-related protein 101 isoform X2 — MNCRAEVLEVSVEARQVEEAMLAVLHTVLLHRSTGKFHYKKEGTYSIGTVGTQDVDCDFIDFAYVRVSSEELDRALRKAVGEFKDALRSSGSDGMGQISLEFYQKKKSRWPFSDECIPWELWTVKVNVVNLANEQERQICREKVGEKLCEKIINVVEVMNRHEYLPKMPTQSEVDNVFDTSLKDVQPYLYKISYQITDSLGTSVTTTMRRLIKDTLAL, encoded by the exons ATGAACTGCCGCGCCGAGGTGCTGGAGGTGTCGGTGGAGGCGCGTCAGGTGGAGGAGGCCATGCTGGCCGTGCTGCACACCGTCCTGCTGCACCGCAGCACCGGCAAGTTCCACTACAAGAAGGAAGGAACCTACTCCATCGGCACCGTGGGCACGCAGGACGTGGACTGCGACTTCATCGACTTCGCCTACGTGCGCGTCTCCTCCGAGGAGCTGGACCGGGCCCTGCGCAAGGCCGTGGGGGAGTTCAAG GACGCCCTGCGCAGCTCGGGCAGCGATGGGATGGGTCAGATCTCACTGGAGTTCTACCAGAAGAAGAAGTCGAGGTGGCCCTTCTCGGATGAGTGTATCCCCTGGGAGCTGTGGACCGTGAAGGTGAACGTGGTGAACCTGGCCAACGAGCAGGAGCGGCAGATCTGCCGCGAGAAGGTGGGCGAGAAGCTGTGCGAGAAGATCATCAACGTCGTGGAGGTGATGAACCGCCACGAGTACCTGCCCAAGATGCCCACCCAGTCCGAGGTGGACAACGTGTTCGACACCAGCCTCAAGGACGTGCAGCCCTACCTCTACAAGATCTCCTACCAGATCACGGACTCGCTGGGCACCTCGGTCACCACCACCATGCGCCGCCTCATCAAGGACACGCTGGCCCTGTAG